A genomic segment from Acidobacteriota bacterium encodes:
- a CDS encoding sigma 54-interacting transcriptional regulator: protein MPLVLVVQEDDRNLRFPLAPGEHHLGSQAASAPRLGHPTVSRSHARLLVEEDSLQVEDLGSSNGTFVDGRRIHEVTPVEPGQQLVFGTVKAWVEVVEDADLEAAVAIGEEPAVSAPSRASSAGGLDAGGGPIQRTVSMGSVKGFVFEGLPGVLDRLEQGAPVATVAQVLGEALFRTLPCREVVVLAEGGEPGILFEARRDPEEDGDESTARAVSVDGEGCPVEVRRSEIVLTVEFLHPAHARSYRSLVESAARLLGLGVRRRPKTPVLEPLSPPSPPDPPSVEQEMRQLYEDAVRVAAGEVSVLITGESGTGKELLARFVHRASGRREREFVALNCAALPEDLLESELFGIEKAVATGVDARPGKFELADGGSLFLDEIADMAPATQARILRVLQEREVYRLGGRQPRPARVRVLSATNRDLRGMVEEGSFRLDLYHRIADWTVELPALRQRRRDIPNLAAYFLDRAARRRGVRARGISRAALDQLLAYAWPGNVRQLERAMERAAIFLEDGELLQTRHLPEELRESVALGPAEAGDLRSRLEVHERRILEQAIAAEDGNLSAAARALGIGRSTLYRRLKELGIDAAAGEEAT, encoded by the coding sequence ATGCCCTTGGTCCTGGTGGTTCAGGAGGACGACCGCAACCTCCGCTTTCCTCTCGCTCCCGGCGAGCACCATCTCGGTTCCCAGGCGGCCTCGGCGCCGCGGCTTGGGCACCCTACCGTTTCCCGTTCTCATGCTCGGTTGTTGGTGGAAGAGGACTCTCTCCAGGTGGAGGATCTGGGCTCCTCCAACGGGACCTTCGTCGACGGCCGGCGCATCCATGAGGTGACGCCGGTGGAGCCCGGGCAGCAGCTGGTCTTCGGCACCGTGAAGGCTTGGGTCGAGGTGGTGGAGGATGCGGATCTGGAGGCGGCAGTGGCCATTGGGGAGGAGCCGGCGGTGTCTGCTCCCAGCCGGGCTTCTTCCGCCGGCGGGCTGGACGCTGGCGGTGGCCCGATCCAGCGAACCGTATCCATGGGGTCGGTGAAGGGTTTCGTCTTCGAGGGCTTGCCGGGGGTGTTGGATCGCCTGGAGCAAGGGGCACCGGTGGCGACAGTGGCCCAGGTGCTGGGGGAGGCGCTCTTCCGCACGCTGCCCTGTCGGGAGGTGGTGGTGTTGGCGGAGGGGGGCGAGCCGGGGATCCTCTTCGAGGCGCGCCGGGATCCGGAGGAAGACGGTGACGAAAGCACCGCCCGAGCCGTGTCCGTGGATGGCGAGGGCTGTCCCGTCGAGGTGCGTCGCAGCGAGATCGTGCTGACCGTGGAGTTTCTCCATCCGGCTCATGCCCGGAGCTATCGCTCGTTGGTGGAGAGCGCCGCCCGGCTCCTGGGGCTCGGGGTCCGCCGGCGGCCAAAGACCCCTGTTCTCGAGCCGCTCTCCCCACCGTCACCGCCGGATCCGCCCAGCGTCGAGCAGGAGATGCGGCAGCTCTACGAGGATGCGGTGCGGGTGGCCGCCGGGGAGGTGAGCGTGCTCATCACCGGCGAGTCGGGCACCGGCAAGGAGCTTTTGGCGCGCTTCGTCCACCGGGCCTCGGGCCGCCGGGAGCGGGAGTTCGTGGCCCTCAACTGCGCGGCGCTGCCGGAGGACCTGCTGGAGTCGGAGCTCTTCGGCATCGAGAAGGCGGTGGCCACCGGGGTCGATGCGCGGCCGGGGAAGTTCGAGCTCGCCGACGGCGGCAGCCTCTTTTTGGACGAGATCGCCGACATGGCGCCGGCGACCCAGGCACGCATTCTGCGGGTGCTCCAGGAACGGGAGGTGTACCGCCTGGGGGGGCGCCAGCCGCGGCCGGCGCGGGTGCGGGTGCTGTCGGCCACCAACCGGGATCTGCGGGGGATGGTGGAGGAGGGGAGCTTCCGCCTCGACCTCTACCACCGCATCGCCGATTGGACGGTGGAGCTGCCGGCGCTCCGCCAGCGTCGCCGGGACATCCCCAATCTGGCGGCCTATTTTCTCGACCGCGCCGCCCGCCGACGGGGGGTGCGGGCGCGGGGGATCTCCCGTGCGGCGCTGGACCAGCTGCTGGCCTATGCGTGGCCGGGCAACGTGCGCCAGTTGGAGCGGGCCATGGAACGGGCGGCGATTTTCCTGGAGGACGGCGAGTTGTTGCAGACCCGTCATCTGCCGGAGGAGCTGCGGGAGTCGGTGGCTCTGGGGCCCGCCGAGGCGGGGGATTTGCGCAGCCGTCTGGAGGTCCACGAGCGGCGCATCCTCGAACAGGCCATCGCCGCCGAGGACGGCAACTTGAGCGCCGCTGCCCGTGCGCTGGGTATCGGCCGTTCGACCCTCTACCGCCGCCTCAAGGAGTTGGGAATCGATGCCGCCGCTGGTGAGGAAGCCACCTGA
- a CDS encoding thrombospondin type 3 repeat-containing protein, with protein sequence MSMRWMTVWILVTLGGFWALPAAAATFTVDFTDDIQDAHPGDGSCATSGGLCTLRAAIEETNALAGAPHTIELPALAAGMSYQVLDTGTLELQQDVTIRGLGSDPVPVTGDIFLTQAIFTTWSPNIEVVIENLELRPRATAAIAGFFAQQVDVDVTFRDTVFISGDDQGDVGLVVQDGTVLCERCEFRDGDTVAINVTGGELRLVDSEVRNNRSPYFAGAGLLVEGGTTYLHRSLVEGNIVGFGAANTGDGGGLHAIGGQVTLVNSTISGNSASRHGGGIYVKNAWVVAQSSTIAFNRADWNESGQGNGGGIYTDSLGFVQLEGTILSDNEDYCNAPFCLPDGWDCDGLGLESLGYNVIHYTLGCTITETRPGTDHYGQSAQLAILGAWGGETPTHPIFSTGPAADGGDPAGCFADGDLDPMTADQALTEDQRGSLRPEDGNRDSVAVCDVGAFELNCAEGFDFDTDGIGVFCDNCPSDSNPGQEDGDADDVGDVCDNCPQDPNTTQQDTDSDGLGNACDNCEFFSNPDQANGDGDSLGDACDNCPLDTNQDQADGDGDGVGTVCDNCPGDANAGQEDPDGDGLGSACDICPDDADPGQEDTDSDGFGDACDNCPDASNSDQTDTDGDDVGNFCDNCDDTPNPDQANADGDGFGDACDCLPDHSGVRTGCLSCGGFDLYRQPFQTPDLPSLYVSSATQTVAESPVDASHHQIAINEAIGGIRIWGHRVDPLDEPCRADGDLLVVRFYSDDAGSPGILLAERSGVPTVTDTGLELDYGPDGQLPLLQHDLTFDTGVAPPGKVWVAFYIDAGGSCAFRATTDTVTTTWDNEFYWVGPSTRVLEDLPFCLGRGGDPTIFTDGFESGTLGAWSRVVSD encoded by the coding sequence ATGAGCATGCGCTGGATGACGGTTTGGATCTTGGTGACCCTCGGTGGGTTCTGGGCGTTGCCGGCGGCGGCGGCGACCTTCACGGTGGACTTTACGGACGACATCCAGGATGCCCATCCGGGGGATGGTTCGTGTGCCACCAGCGGTGGGCTCTGCACGCTGCGGGCGGCCATCGAGGAGACCAACGCTTTGGCGGGAGCGCCCCATACCATCGAGCTGCCGGCGCTGGCTGCGGGGATGAGCTACCAGGTGTTGGACACCGGAACTCTCGAGCTACAACAGGACGTCACCATTCGCGGGCTCGGTAGCGATCCGGTGCCGGTGACCGGGGATATCTTTCTGACCCAGGCGATCTTCACCACCTGGAGTCCCAATATCGAGGTGGTGATCGAAAACCTCGAGCTGCGGCCTCGCGCCACCGCCGCCATTGCCGGCTTCTTCGCCCAGCAGGTGGATGTGGACGTCACCTTCCGGGACACGGTCTTCATTTCCGGCGACGACCAGGGGGACGTGGGACTGGTGGTGCAGGATGGCACCGTGCTCTGTGAGCGCTGTGAGTTCCGCGACGGCGACACCGTGGCGATCAACGTCACCGGTGGTGAGCTGCGTCTGGTGGACTCCGAGGTGCGGAACAATCGGTCGCCCTACTTCGCGGGCGCCGGTCTGCTGGTGGAAGGCGGCACGACCTATCTGCACCGGAGCCTGGTGGAAGGCAATATCGTGGGATTTGGCGCGGCCAACACCGGCGATGGTGGGGGCCTGCATGCCATAGGTGGTCAGGTGACCCTGGTCAACTCCACCATCTCCGGCAACTCCGCCAGCCGCCACGGCGGCGGGATTTACGTCAAGAATGCTTGGGTGGTAGCGCAGAGCTCCACCATCGCCTTCAACCGCGCTGATTGGAACGAGAGCGGCCAAGGCAACGGCGGAGGGATCTACACCGATTCCCTGGGCTTCGTGCAGCTGGAAGGCACCATCCTCAGCGACAACGAAGACTATTGCAATGCCCCCTTCTGCCTGCCCGACGGTTGGGATTGTGACGGCCTCGGGTTGGAGAGCCTGGGGTACAACGTGATTCACTACACCCTCGGCTGCACGATCACCGAGACGCGGCCGGGGACGGACCACTACGGCCAGTCGGCGCAGCTGGCCATTCTCGGAGCCTGGGGCGGCGAGACGCCCACTCATCCGATCTTCTCCACTGGTCCCGCCGCCGATGGTGGCGACCCCGCCGGCTGCTTTGCTGACGGCGATCTGGATCCCATGACCGCCGACCAGGCGCTGACGGAGGATCAACGGGGGAGCTTGAGGCCGGAGGACGGAAACCGAGATTCGGTAGCGGTATGCGACGTCGGTGCCTTCGAGCTCAACTGCGCCGAAGGCTTCGACTTCGACACCGACGGCATCGGGGTGTTCTGCGACAATTGTCCCAGCGATTCCAACCCCGGGCAGGAAGACGGTGACGCCGACGATGTGGGCGATGTTTGCGACAACTGTCCACAGGATCCCAACACCACCCAGCAGGACACCGACAGCGATGGTCTGGGCAACGCCTGCGACAATTGCGAGTTCTTCTCCAACCCGGATCAGGCCAATGGTGACGGCGACAGCCTCGGCGACGCCTGCGACAATTGCCCCCTGGACACCAACCAGGATCAGGCGGACGGCGACGGCGACGGGGTGGGCACGGTGTGCGACAACTGTCCTGGGGACGCCAATGCGGGTCAAGAGGACCCGGACGGGGATGGTCTCGGGAGCGCCTGCGACATCTGCCCCGACGACGCCGACCCCGGGCAGGAAGATACCGACAGCGACGGCTTCGGCGACGCCTGTGACAACTGCCCCGACGCCAGCAACTCCGACCAGACCGACACCGATGGCGACGATGTCGGCAATTTCTGCGACAACTGCGACGACACCCCGAACCCGGATCAGGCGAATGCGGATGGCGATGGCTTCGGCGACGCCTGCGATTGCCTGCCGGACCACTCCGGTGTCCGCACCGGTTGCCTGAGCTGCGGTGGCTTCGATCTCTATCGCCAGCCGTTCCAGACGCCGGATTTGCCCTCCCTCTACGTCTCCTCCGCGACGCAGACGGTGGCGGAGTCGCCGGTGGATGCCTCCCACCATCAGATCGCCATCAACGAGGCCATTGGCGGCATCCGCATCTGGGGCCACCGGGTAGATCCTCTGGACGAGCCCTGCCGGGCGGATGGAGATCTATTGGTGGTGCGTTTCTACAGCGATGATGCCGGTTCCCCCGGAATCTTGTTGGCGGAGCGCTCCGGCGTTCCCACGGTCACCGATACCGGCCTGGAGCTGGACTACGGCCCCGACGGCCAGCTGCCGCTGCTGCAGCACGACCTGACCTTCGACACCGGTGTGGCACCCCCCGGAAAGGTGTGGGTCGCCTTCTACATCGATGCCGGAGGATCCTGCGCCTTCCGTGCCACTACCGACACCGTCACCACCACCTGGGACAACGAGTTCTATTGGGTCGGTCCGTCGACTCGGGTGCTGGAGGATCTGCCCTTCTGCCTGGGCCGCGGCGGAGATCCCACCATCTTCACCGACGGCTTCGAGTCGGGCACCCTGGGTGCCTGGTCGAGGGTGGTCTCGGACTGA
- a CDS encoding glycogen synthase produces the protein MLKICWASSEMAPYAKTGGLADVAQALPAYLAEAGHDVRTFMPLYGRIDTSSGFTVVEWLVNRPLTIGGRTFHYSLVTDSHPGDSLQRFFVHCPALYGRPEIYTGDGDEALRFAFFTKAVIESCQGMGWAPHVFHCNDWHTGLLPLFLRHHYGWDRMFHASKTLLTIHNLGYQGVFPTSKLGQLDLSGCADKLYQDDLAAGVVSFLKTGLVYSDWLSTVSRTYAREIQTAEHGMGLEGVLRARWDHLVGIVNGVDYSSWDPSVDPHLPYAYGPDDLEGKAKNRRHLLESVGLDDDPAAPVVGLVSRLTPQKGLDLLFEPLPEMLAGRNVRLVLLGSGEPRYEQFFRDLQRRFPRKAFFYRGYNEPLAHLIEAGADLFLMPSRYEPCGLNQMYSLRYGTVPIVRKTGGLADTVQLFDRATGRGTGIVFEHYNADALRWALVYALELFRDPPAWRQMMLNGMRQDFSWQVQGQEYERLYLRMLGG, from the coding sequence GTGCTGAAGATTTGTTGGGCGTCGTCGGAGATGGCGCCCTATGCCAAGACCGGGGGTCTGGCGGACGTGGCCCAGGCACTGCCGGCCTATCTCGCCGAGGCGGGGCACGATGTGCGCACGTTCATGCCCCTCTACGGGCGCATCGACACCAGCTCCGGGTTTACCGTGGTGGAGTGGTTGGTCAACCGGCCGCTGACCATCGGCGGCCGCACCTTTCACTACTCCCTGGTCACGGACAGCCACCCCGGTGACTCGCTGCAGCGCTTCTTCGTCCACTGCCCGGCGCTCTACGGCCGCCCCGAGATTTACACCGGCGACGGCGACGAGGCGTTGCGCTTCGCCTTCTTCACCAAGGCGGTGATCGAGAGCTGTCAGGGCATGGGCTGGGCGCCCCACGTCTTCCACTGCAACGACTGGCACACCGGTCTGCTGCCCCTCTTCCTGCGCCATCACTACGGTTGGGACCGCATGTTCCATGCCTCGAAGACGCTGTTGACCATCCACAATCTGGGCTATCAGGGAGTCTTCCCGACTTCCAAGCTGGGGCAGCTGGACCTCTCCGGGTGCGCCGACAAGCTCTACCAGGACGACCTGGCGGCGGGGGTGGTGAGCTTCCTCAAGACCGGCCTGGTGTACTCCGACTGGCTGAGCACGGTGAGTCGCACCTACGCTCGGGAGATTCAAACGGCGGAGCACGGCATGGGTCTCGAGGGGGTGCTGCGGGCGCGCTGGGATCATCTGGTGGGCATCGTCAACGGAGTGGATTATTCGTCCTGGGATCCCTCCGTCGATCCCCATCTGCCGTACGCCTACGGTCCCGACGATCTGGAGGGCAAGGCGAAGAATCGGCGCCATCTGCTGGAGAGCGTCGGCCTGGACGACGACCCGGCGGCGCCGGTGGTGGGCCTGGTCTCCCGGCTGACACCGCAGAAGGGCCTGGACCTGCTCTTCGAGCCCTTGCCGGAGATGCTCGCCGGCCGCAATGTGCGGTTGGTGCTCCTGGGCTCCGGCGAGCCGCGCTACGAGCAATTCTTTCGCGATCTCCAGCGCCGCTTCCCCCGCAAGGCGTTCTTCTACCGCGGTTACAACGAGCCCCTGGCCCACCTCATCGAGGCGGGAGCGGATCTCTTCCTGATGCCGTCGCGGTACGAGCCCTGCGGCCTCAACCAGATGTACAGCCTGCGCTACGGCACGGTGCCCATCGTGCGCAAGACCGGCGGCCTGGCGGATACGGTGCAGCTCTTCGACCGCGCCACCGGTCGCGGCACCGGCATCGTCTTCGAGCACTACAACGCCGACGCCCTGCGCTGGGCCCTGGTCTACGCTCTGGAGCTCTTCCGCGACCCACCGGCCTGGCGGCAGATGATGCTCAACGGCATGCGGCAGGATTTCTCCTGGCAGGTCCAGGGGCAGGAGTACGAGCGGCTGTATTTGCGCATGCTGGGTGGGTGA
- a CDS encoding ATP-grasp domain-containing protein, whose amino-acid sequence MPNVVFVAPFFLPTTLHFVEVTADLPGVRLGLLSQQSVETLPPRLRAKIDAHWRVDQALDLQQLLDGVRQLGRRMGGTVDRLLGALEQLQVPLAQVRETLGIEGMNVETAHNFRDKARMKTVLRDHDLPCARHRLVASTAEARAFAEETGFPLVVKPPDGAGAKATFRVDDMASLDQSLQLLRPSPGREMLLEEFITGTEHSFETICIGGEPVWRSMTHYQPTPLEVLRNPWIQWCVLLPREGVTEEYADIREASARSLAALGLQTGLTHLEWFRRGDGSIAISEVAARPPGAQITTLISHAHESDFRRAWAHLMVYDELRFPERRWATGAAFLRGQGRGKVRSVEGLEAAQRELGDLVIETRLPQPGQPQGSGYEGEGYVILRHQNTKTVAEALMRLVSLVRVRLG is encoded by the coding sequence ATGCCCAACGTCGTCTTCGTCGCCCCCTTCTTCCTCCCCACCACCCTCCACTTCGTCGAGGTCACCGCCGACCTGCCGGGAGTGCGGCTGGGATTGCTCAGCCAGCAGTCCGTGGAAACGCTGCCGCCGCGGCTGCGGGCCAAGATCGACGCCCACTGGCGGGTCGACCAGGCGCTGGATCTGCAACAGCTTCTGGACGGCGTGCGCCAGCTGGGGCGCCGCATGGGCGGCACGGTGGATCGGTTGCTGGGGGCTTTGGAGCAACTCCAAGTGCCCCTGGCTCAGGTGCGGGAGACGCTGGGCATCGAGGGCATGAACGTCGAGACCGCCCACAACTTCCGCGACAAGGCGCGCATGAAGACCGTGCTGCGGGATCACGACCTCCCCTGCGCCCGCCATCGTCTGGTGGCCAGTACCGCCGAGGCCCGCGCCTTCGCCGAGGAGACCGGCTTTCCGCTGGTGGTCAAGCCGCCGGACGGTGCCGGGGCCAAGGCCACTTTCCGAGTGGACGACATGGCCTCGCTGGATCAATCCCTCCAGCTCCTGCGCCCGAGCCCGGGGCGCGAGATGCTGCTGGAGGAATTCATCACCGGCACCGAACACTCCTTCGAGACCATCTGCATCGGCGGCGAGCCGGTGTGGCGCTCCATGACCCACTACCAGCCCACCCCGCTGGAGGTGCTGCGCAACCCGTGGATCCAATGGTGCGTGCTGCTGCCCCGGGAGGGGGTCACGGAGGAATACGCCGACATCCGCGAAGCCAGCGCCCGCTCCCTCGCCGCTCTGGGACTGCAGACCGGCCTCACTCACCTCGAATGGTTTCGCCGCGGCGATGGCTCCATCGCCATCTCCGAGGTCGCCGCCCGGCCACCGGGAGCTCAGATCACCACCCTCATCTCCCATGCCCACGAGAGCGATTTCCGCCGCGCTTGGGCACACCTCATGGTCTATGACGAGCTACGCTTCCCGGAGCGCCGCTGGGCCACCGGCGCCGCCTTCCTGCGCGGCCAGGGCCGCGGCAAGGTGCGTTCCGTAGAAGGATTGGAGGCCGCCCAGCGAGAGCTCGGCGACCTGGTGATCGAAACCCGGCTCCCCCAACCCGGCCAGCCCCAGGGCAGCGGCTACGAGGGCGAGGGCTACGTCATCCTGCGCCACCAGAACACGAAGACCGTCGCGGAAGCCTTGATGCGACTGGTCAGCCTAGTGCGAGTGCGCTTAGGTTGA
- a CDS encoding ATP-grasp domain-containing protein, which yields MGARVTGIGEVPSSHLPPSVREALYGYEQVSNVCSEAAMLETVRRIQRREWVDRLESTVEAHILTAAKVREACGIPGTSVQTAYLCRDKPAMKDALRKAGVPCAQSTGAESEEEVRDFCDRVGYPVILKPRDAAGAAGTWRVDREEDLADTLRECGIGPHRSIAVEEFIEGHEAFYDTLCIGGEVQYDFITHYYPGVLEAMRTRWISPQFVTTNRVAAESYSEVKELGRKVIEALGIGTSATHMEWFFGPKGLKFSEIGCRPPGVGAWDLYCAANDFDLYREWANAIVHGKVEARLSRQYSAGIINLRPDRDGRIVGYEGLEAVERAYGNLIIDSHIPSVGTPTQPVEAGYMANAWIRVRHPDYDELRNILNTIGRTVQVRAA from the coding sequence GTGGGTGCCCGAGTCACGGGCATCGGCGAGGTGCCGTCGAGCCATTTGCCGCCGTCGGTGCGGGAGGCCCTCTACGGCTACGAACAGGTCTCCAACGTGTGCAGCGAAGCGGCCATGCTGGAGACGGTGCGCCGGATCCAGCGCCGGGAGTGGGTGGATCGCCTGGAGTCTACCGTCGAGGCCCACATCCTCACCGCCGCCAAGGTGCGGGAGGCCTGCGGCATCCCCGGCACCTCGGTGCAGACCGCCTATTTGTGCCGCGACAAGCCGGCGATGAAGGACGCCCTGCGCAAGGCCGGCGTGCCCTGCGCCCAATCCACCGGCGCTGAATCGGAAGAGGAAGTGCGGGATTTCTGCGACCGGGTGGGCTATCCGGTGATTCTCAAGCCCCGGGACGCCGCCGGTGCCGCCGGTACCTGGCGGGTGGATCGGGAAGAGGATCTGGCCGACACGCTGCGGGAGTGCGGCATCGGCCCCCATCGCTCCATCGCAGTGGAGGAGTTCATCGAGGGTCACGAGGCCTTCTACGACACGCTGTGCATCGGCGGCGAGGTGCAATACGACTTCATCACCCATTACTACCCCGGGGTCCTCGAAGCCATGCGCACCCGCTGGATTTCGCCCCAATTCGTCACCACCAACCGGGTGGCGGCGGAGAGCTACAGCGAGGTCAAGGAGCTGGGGCGCAAGGTCATCGAGGCTTTGGGTATTGGTACCTCCGCCACCCACATGGAGTGGTTCTTCGGGCCCAAGGGATTGAAATTCTCCGAGATCGGCTGCCGGCCGCCGGGGGTTGGGGCGTGGGATCTCTACTGCGCCGCCAACGACTTCGATCTCTACCGCGAGTGGGCCAACGCCATCGTGCACGGCAAGGTCGAAGCCCGGCTGTCACGGCAGTATTCCGCCGGCATCATCAACCTGCGGCCGGACCGGGACGGCCGCATCGTCGGTTACGAGGGGCTGGAAGCGGTGGAGCGAGCCTACGGCAACCTGATCATCGACTCCCACATCCCCTCCGTGGGGACCCCCACTCAGCCGGTGGAGGCCGGCTACATGGCGAACGCCTGGATCCGCGTGCGCCACCCGGACTATGATGAGCTGCGTAATATCCTGAATACAATCGGCCGCACCGTCCAAGTACGGGCTGCCTGA
- a CDS encoding alpha/beta hydrolase-fold protein, with the protein MPLAIHRLLRQDPTPETLAAFVDEHTIPLAEGTSVTFLYQGSADRVELRHFIYGLESSQPFTRIGETDYWYLVMTLPEGSRVEYKIDVIHGDDHNWIRDPLNPHLAFDPFGANSVCQASGYERPEWTLPDPEARPGTLEEHHLHSEAFEDPRHFQVYLPARFRSQRSYPLLVVHDGHDYLHYAGLQTVLDNLIHRLEIPPMIVALTNSPDRLLEYADDPRHGRFIVEELLPYLEQHYPLQPEPASRCLMGASFGGVASLATAWRYPGVFSRLLLQSGSFAFTDIGRHQRGPVFDPVVKFVNAFRAEPGRPAERVFLSCGVYESLIYENRSMMPLLRELGLDVRYVEARDGHNWENWRDRLRQALSWLFPGPLWMVYE; encoded by the coding sequence ATGCCCCTGGCCATCCATCGCCTGCTGCGCCAGGACCCGACGCCGGAAACGCTGGCGGCCTTCGTCGACGAGCACACCATCCCGCTGGCGGAGGGCACCTCCGTCACCTTCCTCTACCAGGGCTCGGCGGATCGGGTGGAGCTGCGCCATTTCATCTACGGCCTGGAGTCCTCCCAACCCTTCACCCGCATCGGAGAGACCGACTATTGGTACCTGGTGATGACGCTGCCGGAAGGCTCGCGGGTGGAGTACAAGATCGACGTCATCCACGGTGACGACCACAACTGGATTCGCGACCCCCTCAACCCGCACCTCGCCTTCGATCCCTTCGGCGCCAACTCGGTGTGCCAGGCCAGCGGCTACGAGCGGCCGGAGTGGACCTTGCCGGATCCCGAGGCCCGCCCCGGTACCCTGGAGGAGCACCACCTCCACAGCGAGGCCTTCGAGGACCCCCGCCACTTTCAGGTCTATCTGCCGGCGCGCTTCCGCAGCCAGCGCAGCTATCCGCTGCTGGTGGTCCACGACGGCCACGACTACCTGCACTACGCGGGGCTCCAGACGGTGCTGGACAATCTCATCCACCGGCTGGAGATCCCGCCGATGATCGTCGCCCTGACCAACTCCCCGGACCGGCTGCTCGAATACGCCGACGATCCCCGCCACGGGCGCTTCATCGTCGAGGAGCTGCTGCCCTACCTGGAACAGCACTACCCGCTGCAGCCGGAGCCCGCCAGCCGCTGCCTGATGGGTGCCAGCTTCGGCGGCGTGGCGAGCCTGGCCACGGCGTGGCGCTATCCGGGGGTGTTCAGCCGGCTGCTACTGCAAAGCGGCTCCTTCGCCTTCACCGACATCGGCCGTCACCAGCGGGGGCCGGTCTTCGACCCGGTGGTGAAATTCGTCAACGCCTTCCGGGCGGAGCCGGGGCGGCCGGCGGAGCGGGTCTTCCTCAGCTGCGGGGTCTACGAATCGCTGATCTACGAGAACCGCTCGATGATGCCGCTGCTGCGGGAGCTGGGCCTCGACGTGCGCTATGTCGAGGCCCGGGACGGGCACAATTGGGAAAACTGGCGGGACCGGCTGCGGCAGGCGCTATCATGGCTCTTCCCCGGGCCGCTTTGGATGGTCTACGAATGA
- a CDS encoding Type 1 glutamine amidotransferase-like domain-containing protein translates to MSHITLLGPQRYRPSIAQVLEELNLSGPLAVITAGWQERESEVDELRRHVGRSVTNLQLHRRAETVFDRSPKVFQALRQRQQTLKRLQRLHRIRLDYALEPARKLLRRKGPPELLEPEREAAVAAVRELDAHHRRRLGEIHQEFEQEWGQAMDRATRSQRQKIRKVVEESDAVAIAGGHVAVLLNRLRLFRLEEMMAGRPIVAWSAGAMALTDSVVLFHDRPPQGAGNAEILDLGLGLCSGVVVLPHASQRLRLDDPVRVALFARRFAPARSVTLDPGARLSWDGSSWTTGADTPLLAADGSLETVESW, encoded by the coding sequence ATGAGCCACATCACGCTCCTAGGCCCTCAGCGCTACCGACCCTCCATCGCTCAAGTACTGGAAGAGCTGAACCTCTCCGGTCCGCTGGCGGTGATCACCGCCGGCTGGCAGGAACGGGAGTCGGAAGTCGACGAGCTGCGGCGCCACGTCGGCCGCTCGGTGACCAATCTGCAGCTCCATCGCCGCGCCGAAACCGTCTTCGACCGCTCGCCGAAGGTCTTCCAGGCCCTGCGCCAACGCCAGCAGACCCTCAAACGGCTGCAGCGGCTGCACCGCATCCGGCTGGACTACGCTCTCGAACCGGCGCGCAAGCTGCTGCGCAGGAAGGGACCGCCGGAGCTCCTGGAGCCGGAGCGGGAAGCGGCGGTGGCGGCGGTGCGGGAGCTCGACGCCCACCACCGCCGCCGGCTGGGGGAGATCCATCAAGAGTTTGAGCAGGAGTGGGGTCAGGCCATGGACCGCGCCACCCGCAGCCAGCGCCAGAAGATCCGCAAAGTGGTGGAGGAGAGCGACGCGGTGGCCATCGCCGGTGGCCACGTGGCGGTCTTGCTCAACCGGCTGCGTCTTTTCCGGCTGGAAGAGATGATGGCCGGCCGGCCCATCGTCGCCTGGTCCGCCGGCGCCATGGCGCTGACCGACTCGGTGGTCCTCTTCCACGACCGGCCGCCCCAGGGCGCCGGCAACGCGGAGATCCTCGACCTCGGCCTCGGCCTGTGCTCCGGCGTGGTGGTCCTGCCCCACGCCAGCCAGCGGCTGCGCCTCGACGACCCGGTGCGGGTCGCTCTCTTCGCCCGCCGCTTCGCCCCCGCCCGTTCCGTGACCCTGGATCCCGGCGCCCGACTGAGCTGGGACGGCAGCAGCTGGACCACCGGTGCAGATACACCGCTCCTGGCCGCCGACGGCAGCCTCGAAACCGTGGAGAGCTGGTAA